One genomic window of Anaerofustis stercorihominis DSM 17244 includes the following:
- a CDS encoding coiled-coil domain-containing protein codes for MKTLLKDLFREIKTTKNRFISILLITLLGVCFFVGLRVIGPQMEFTADKYFKDTNLYDINFMSTYGFNKKDVEAIKNDRNTKDIFATYSTELLLKHGDDGIVAKAFGMPNYKDINMMKYELIKGTYPNKDDECVISDNYMEFKGYKLGDVLTVEEHSGAKLKVKKLKIVGSASWSYYITDDDYGSSTLGNGSIDTFLILNKNSFDSSVYTDLYITLNNLDKVNCFSEEYENIIDNYKDNIKKVTDDRGKERLQEEKDKAYKKIKKSEDKLNKKKKETNDKLNKAKKTLDDSKAKLTKSENELKSTKKDTKSKLEKAKRDLDKAKKEIPANEKKLKKAKEEVTKARKEFEQGKLQFEQYVAGLTAQEKEYLKDVLDKKQKELDIAEAKILKSENQIKSSQKELIKAKEKVKQGYKDLEKQRNKADSEFKKAEKQIKEGREKLNKGYRDYNKNKAKVDNEFIKAENKIR; via the coding sequence ATGAAGACTTTATTAAAAGACTTATTCAGAGAAATCAAGACAACTAAAAACAGATTTATTTCAATCCTATTGATCACGTTATTAGGTGTTTGTTTTTTTGTGGGTTTAAGAGTTATCGGTCCTCAGATGGAATTTACCGCGGATAAATATTTTAAAGATACAAATCTATATGATATTAATTTTATGTCTACATATGGCTTTAATAAAAAAGATGTTGAAGCGATAAAAAATGACAGGAATACAAAAGATATATTTGCAACGTATTCTACTGAATTATTATTAAAACATGGTGATGACGGTATAGTTGCAAAAGCTTTTGGAATGCCGAACTATAAAGACATAAATATGATGAAATATGAACTTATTAAGGGGACATATCCCAATAAGGATGATGAATGCGTTATTTCCGATAATTATATGGAGTTTAAAGGCTATAAATTAGGTGATGTGCTAACTGTTGAAGAGCATTCCGGAGCAAAATTAAAAGTTAAAAAATTAAAGATCGTAGGCAGTGCTTCTTGGTCTTATTATATTACCGATGATGATTACGGTTCTTCCACACTTGGCAACGGGAGTATAGATACATTTTTGATTTTAAATAAAAATTCTTTTGACAGCAGCGTATATACTGATTTGTATATTACCCTAAATAATTTAGATAAAGTAAATTGTTTCAGTGAAGAATATGAAAATATAATAGATAATTATAAAGATAATATAAAAAAAGTAACCGATGATAGAGGTAAAGAAAGATTACAGGAAGAAAAAGATAAGGCTTATAAGAAGATAAAAAAATCGGAAGATAAGTTAAATAAGAAGAAAAAAGAAACCAATGATAAATTAAATAAAGCTAAAAAGACATTGGATGATAGTAAGGCAAAATTAACTAAAAGTGAAAATGAATTAAAAAGTACTAAAAAAGATACTAAATCAAAGTTGGAAAAGGCAAAGAGGGATTTAGATAAGGCAAAAAAAGAAATACCCGCTAATGAAAAGAAATTAAAAAAAGCAAAAGAAGAAGTAACTAAGGCGAGAAAAGAATTTGAACAAGGTAAGTTACAGTTTGAACAATACGTCGCAGGTCTGACTGCGCAGGAAAAGGAATATCTGAAAGATGTACTAGATAAAAAACAGAAAGAGCTTGACATTGCGGAAGCTAAAATATTAAAAAGCGAAAACCAAATCAAATCTTCCCAAAAAGAATTGATAAAGGCAAAAGAAAAAGTAAAACAGGGATATAAAGATTTAGAAAAACAAAGAAACAAAGCGGATTCGGAATTCAAAAAAGCGGAAAAGCAAATTAAAGAGGGCAGAGAAAAATTAAATAAAGGTTATAGAGATTATAATAAAAATAAAGCAAAGGTTGATAATGAATTTATAAAAGCAGAAAATAAAATAAGGTAA
- a CDS encoding ABC transporter permease: MGRTANESYFSYSENSKKITSVAKVFPAIFFLVAALVCLTTMTRMVEEKRTELGILKALGFGKWAVSMKFIVYAFSASFIGSVIGLIIGFTFVPKMIYNAYRILYKTPNLITVVYPSYIALSLFIGVMCTVLSAYFACNSDLKEVSASLLRPKVMKSGRKTFLERIPAVWNKISFKWKITIRNLVRYKKRLIMSVVGIGACCGLLIAGFGLRYSISGIVDLQYNKVWNYNMETSLDTDITVKELNDIRSTFNKDKEIKDSKLFYKDTYNVEGKKKDYSFSLMVPIDKSAVNDYIYLNDYESDKTVQMPKSGVIITSRLSEIAGIKKGDIIKIKNMDDKEFEVPVVNIINNYVYHYMFLSEEYYKSTMNEDLTPNLILSRLAHNDEATYDNISKDLLKDKNINSINFNKRQADNFAEQLDSLDFVIVVIIIAAGMLAFVVMFNLDNINVSERIREIATIKVLGFYNNEVNFYIVRENIILNILGIIVGCIVGKYFHIYLMNTVAVDFVQFYKGILFSSYIYGIVLTIVFAFVVNLFLKKTLKKINMVESLKSVE, encoded by the coding sequence TTGGGCAGAACCGCAAATGAAAGTTATTTCAGCTATTCTGAGAACTCAAAGAAAATAACATCGGTAGCAAAAGTGTTCCCAGCAATATTCTTTTTGGTTGCTGCTTTGGTTTGTTTGACGACAATGACTAGAATGGTAGAGGAAAAAAGAACGGAACTTGGTATTTTAAAGGCTCTTGGTTTCGGTAAATGGGCTGTAAGTATGAAGTTTATCGTATATGCGTTTTCAGCCAGCTTTATAGGCAGTGTGATAGGTCTTATAATCGGATTTACCTTCGTACCTAAGATGATTTATAATGCGTATAGGATACTTTATAAAACACCTAATCTGATAACCGTGGTTTATCCTTCATATATTGCTTTATCATTATTTATAGGTGTCATGTGTACGGTACTAAGTGCATATTTTGCATGTAATAGTGACCTTAAAGAAGTAAGTGCCAGTTTGCTTAGACCTAAAGTAATGAAAAGCGGAAGAAAAACCTTCCTGGAAAGGATACCAGCTGTATGGAATAAGATAAGCTTTAAATGGAAAATAACAATACGAAATTTGGTAAGGTATAAAAAGCGTCTTATTATGAGCGTAGTGGGTATAGGGGCATGCTGCGGACTCTTGATAGCGGGATTTGGACTTAGGTATTCCATATCCGGTATTGTTGACTTGCAGTATAACAAAGTATGGAATTATAATATGGAAACGTCTTTGGATACCGATATAACGGTTAAAGAGCTTAATGATATAAGGAGTACATTCAATAAAGATAAGGAAATAAAAGACAGTAAGTTATTTTATAAGGACACCTATAATGTGGAAGGAAAGAAAAAAGACTACTCATTTTCTTTGATGGTTCCCATAGATAAAAGTGCGGTCAACGATTATATCTATTTAAACGATTATGAGTCGGATAAAACCGTTCAAATGCCGAAAAGCGGGGTTATAATTACAAGCAGGCTCAGTGAAATAGCAGGTATCAAAAAAGGCGATATAATAAAAATCAAAAATATGGATGATAAAGAGTTTGAAGTCCCTGTTGTAAATATAATCAATAACTATGTTTATCATTATATGTTTTTAAGTGAAGAATATTATAAATCTACAATGAATGAGGATTTAACTCCAAATTTGATTTTATCGAGATTGGCTCATAATGATGAAGCTACTTATGATAATATAAGTAAAGATTTGCTTAAAGATAAAAATATCAATAGCATCAACTTTAATAAAAGGCAGGCGGATAACTTCGCAGAACAGCTGGACAGTTTGGATTTTGTTATAGTTGTTATAATTATTGCTGCTGGCATGCTTGCATTTGTCGTAATGTTTAACTTGGATAATATAAATGTAAGCGAGAGGATAAGAGAGATCGCAACTATAAAAGTGCTCGGTTTTTATAATAATGAAGTAAACTTTTATATAGTAAGAGAAAATATAATACTTAATATTTTGGGTATTATAGTAGGCTGTATAGTAGGAAAGTACTTTCATATTTACCTTATGAATACAGTAGCCGTAGATTTTGTTCAGTTTTATAAAGGTATTTTGTTCTCGAGTTATATATATGGGATAGTTTTAACGATAGTATTTGCGTTTGTTGTCAATCTGTTCCTGAAAAAGACTTTGAAAAAAATCAATATGGTCGAATCACTTAAAAGTGTGGAATAA
- a CDS encoding Fe-S-containing hydro-lyase: MEKKITLPLTDEEIFNLNAGDKIYLTGTIYTARDAAHKEMIETIEKGEELPFDIKGACIYYAGPCPEKPGEVIGSCGPTTSARMDKYTPLLLEKGLKLIIGKGERNDEVENALKENGAVYLAAVGGCGAIIKKCIKKAKLIAYPNLLSEAVRELYVEGFPLIVAIDAKGNNLYKTEMIKYRK; this comes from the coding sequence ATGGAAAAGAAAATAACATTACCTTTGACCGACGAAGAAATATTTAACTTAAATGCAGGAGATAAAATATATTTAACGGGAACCATATATACGGCGAGAGACGCAGCTCATAAAGAAATGATCGAAACGATCGAAAAAGGCGAAGAACTTCCCTTTGATATAAAAGGCGCGTGTATATATTATGCGGGTCCCTGCCCGGAGAAGCCGGGAGAAGTAATAGGTTCATGCGGTCCCACAACATCCGCAAGAATGGATAAATACACTCCTTTACTCCTTGAAAAAGGACTTAAGCTCATAATAGGAAAAGGCGAAAGAAACGATGAAGTGGAAAATGCCTTAAAAGAAAACGGAGCGGTATATTTGGCGGCAGTGGGCGGCTGCGGAGCTATTATAAAAAAATGCATAAAAAAAGCAAAGCTCATTGCTTACCCCAATCTCCTTTCTGAAGCCGTAAGAGAGCTTTACGTGGAAGGTTTCCCTTTGATCGTCGCAATAGACGCAAAAGGAAATAATCTTTATAAAACCGAAATGATAAAGTATCGGAAATAA
- a CDS encoding fumarate hydratase, translated as MREIDTGLVRKTVKDLILKANIFLCPDIKNELIKKEKEEKSEIGKGLLNVINENIKVAARENCPICQDTGMCIVFLEVGQEVVFKGNYIYDEINEAIREAYEEGYFRKSVVGCPLRRENTKDNTPGIIYYNIVKGDKVNIKVMPKGFGSENCGATKMLKPADGYEGVVNFILDTVKNAGSKPCPPMIIGIGIGGTMEKSALMAKEALLLDINHKNEDPFYAEMEEELYTKINNLGIGPGGLGGTTTALGVNILTYPTHIAGLPISVNIGCHVSRHTQTEI; from the coding sequence ATGAGAGAAATAGATACCGGTTTAGTAAGAAAAACAGTAAAAGATTTGATATTAAAAGCGAATATATTCCTCTGTCCGGATATAAAAAACGAGCTGATCAAAAAAGAAAAAGAAGAAAAATCGGAAATAGGAAAAGGACTTTTAAATGTAATAAACGAGAACATAAAAGTCGCGGCAAGAGAGAACTGTCCTATTTGCCAAGATACGGGGATGTGTATCGTTTTTTTGGAGGTCGGACAGGAAGTTGTATTTAAAGGCAACTATATTTATGATGAAATAAACGAAGCAATAAGAGAAGCTTACGAAGAAGGATATTTCAGAAAAAGCGTAGTCGGCTGTCCGCTTAGAAGAGAAAATACAAAAGACAACACTCCGGGAATCATATATTATAATATAGTAAAGGGAGATAAGGTAAATATCAAAGTAATGCCAAAAGGTTTCGGCAGTGAAAACTGCGGAGCAACGAAAATGCTAAAACCCGCCGACGGTTATGAAGGTGTAGTAAATTTTATTTTAGACACGGTAAAGAATGCGGGAAGTAAGCCTTGCCCTCCGATGATAATAGGAATAGGAATAGGCGGAACCATGGAAAAATCCGCACTTATGGCAAAAGAAGCATTGCTTTTAGATATAAATCATAAAAATGAAGATCCCTTTTACGCTGAAATGGAAGAAGAATTATATACAAAGATAAATAATCTTGGGATAGGTCCGGGTGGACTTGGAGGAACGACAACAGCTTTAGGGGTAAATATTTTAACTTACCCTACCCATATAGCGGGACTTCCGATAAGTGTAAATATAGGATGTCACGTATCGAGACATACACAAACGGAGATATGA
- a CDS encoding DNA alkylation repair protein, whose amino-acid sequence MNSNEIINELKKMSDEKYKKNIIKLGIPEDRCIGVPMADLRKFSKNIKKDNDLARELWISGYHEAMLLSVLIMDKKSVTLEYIEEIMNDVISWDLCDHLCKNIIIKIKGYEDLIYKWSSSEKLYYKRAAFTLIASYVIHNKKADDEALNKMLQIIEENSDDDREHVKKAVLWALKEIGKKDMEWKDKSAKVSNKLILSGIKSKVWIGNNALKELNTLVKVEGRTRLISNKSKMGSNV is encoded by the coding sequence ATGAATAGTAATGAAATAATCAATGAGCTTAAAAAAATGAGTGATGAAAAGTATAAGAAAAATATTATTAAACTGGGTATTCCCGAAGACAGATGTATAGGTGTTCCTATGGCGGATTTAAGGAAATTTAGTAAGAATATTAAAAAGGATAACGACCTTGCAAGAGAACTTTGGATAAGCGGATATCACGAGGCTATGCTTTTATCTGTTTTGATAATGGATAAAAAGTCAGTCACGCTTGAATATATAGAAGAAATAATGAATGATGTCATTTCTTGGGATTTATGTGATCACTTATGCAAGAATATAATCATTAAAATAAAAGGATATGAAGATCTTATATATAAATGGAGCAGCAGTGAAAAACTATATTATAAAAGGGCTGCATTTACTCTTATTGCTTCTTATGTTATTCATAATAAAAAAGCTGATGATGAAGCTCTAAATAAAATGCTTCAAATAATAGAAGAAAACAGCGATGATGACAGGGAACATGTAAAAAAGGCAGTGTTGTGGGCACTTAAAGAAATCGGTAAAAAAGATATGGAGTGGAAAGATAAATCAGCAAAAGTATCAAATAAATTGATATTATCAGGCATAAAATCAAAAGTATGGATCGGGAATAATGCTTTGAAAGAATTAAATACATTGGTTAAAGTCGAAGGGCGGACAAGGCTTATTTCCAATAAATCAAAAATGGGAAGTAATGTTTGA
- a CDS encoding ABC transporter ATP-binding protein has translation MSDNIIFKNVSKIYGSGENTTTALNNVSFEIEKGKFTIIVGQSGAGKTTLLNLLGGMDSITDGSIIVGGKDISSFNEKELTTYRRYDVGFVFQFYNLVQNLTAKENIELATEISNSEISAEKALEDVGLLNRKDNFPSQLSGGEQQRVSIARALAKNPKLLLCDEPTGALDYKTGKSILKLLQDICFMNNIPVIVVTHNLALMSMADKIIKVKNGEISDIIINENVKNVEDIEW, from the coding sequence ATGTCAGATAATATTATATTTAAAAATGTAAGTAAGATTTACGGCAGCGGAGAAAATACCACGACGGCTCTTAATAATGTAAGCTTTGAAATAGAAAAAGGTAAATTTACGATTATCGTAGGTCAAAGCGGTGCGGGCAAAACGACTCTTCTCAATCTTCTTGGAGGGATGGATTCTATAACCGATGGGAGTATTATTGTAGGAGGTAAAGATATAAGTTCATTTAATGAAAAAGAACTTACAACATACCGAAGATATGATGTAGGTTTTGTTTTTCAGTTTTATAATTTAGTACAAAATCTTACCGCAAAGGAAAATATAGAGCTTGCCACTGAAATATCAAACTCCGAAATATCAGCCGAGAAAGCACTGGAAGATGTAGGGCTTTTAAACAGAAAAGATAACTTTCCTTCTCAGCTTTCGGGAGGAGAACAGCAGAGGGTATCTATAGCAAGGGCATTGGCAAAAAATCCGAAGCTGCTTTTATGTGACGAACCTACGGGAGCTCTCGATTATAAGACGGGAAAGTCCATACTAAAACTTTTGCAAGATATATGTTTTATGAACAATATCCCCGTTATAGTCGTGACTCATAATCTTGCACTCATGTCAATGGCTGATAAGATAATCAAAGTAAAAAACGGAGAAATAAGCGATATAATCATAAACGAAAATGTTAAAAATGTAGAGGATATTGAATGGTAA
- the hrcA gene encoding heat-inducible transcriptional repressor HrcA, whose amino-acid sequence MNWDDRKFNILRAIINDYIKTAEPVGSRTLEKKYNLGVSSATIRNEMSDLEEMGFLIKPHTSAGRIPSTSAYRLYVDNFMKKNALESEIREAVRAEYDNYMLELNNTIEKTLNILTKMTNYTSLVMAPRLSSLNVKDVKIVYIEEDRVMLIVVTKEGLIKNSEIRLKTYVTLEEIERINNALTTIIKNRPANEAVNLLSELVEGLSETENRILSEIMPVFRSLVENTNSSKIYARGVSKILNFPEFGDIERAKHFIDSVNSKEALESAISVDSDDSDIHIVIGNENKVEDFNDCSIITANYKLNGKTVGTIGVIGPTRMNYDYAVSTLDFLSDELTKHITKIFKK is encoded by the coding sequence ATGAACTGGGACGATAGAAAATTTAATATTTTAAGAGCTATCATAAATGATTATATCAAAACAGCCGAGCCTGTAGGTTCAAGGACCTTGGAGAAAAAGTACAATCTCGGGGTATCTTCGGCAACTATCAGAAATGAAATGTCGGACCTTGAAGAAATGGGATTTTTAATAAAACCTCATACTTCTGCCGGAAGAATTCCTTCTACCAGTGCATATAGATTATATGTTGATAACTTCATGAAAAAGAATGCTTTGGAGTCTGAAATCAGAGAGGCTGTCAGAGCAGAATATGATAATTATATGCTCGAACTTAATAATACGATAGAAAAAACTTTGAATATACTTACTAAAATGACCAATTACACATCACTAGTCATGGCACCGCGATTATCTTCTCTTAATGTAAAAGATGTTAAGATTGTTTATATAGAAGAAGATAGGGTAATGCTTATAGTAGTTACCAAAGAAGGGCTGATAAAAAATTCTGAAATAAGGCTTAAAACTTATGTCACACTTGAAGAGATAGAAAGAATAAATAATGCTCTCACCACTATAATAAAGAACAGACCTGCGAACGAAGCCGTCAACTTATTAAGTGAATTGGTTGAGGGATTAAGTGAGACGGAAAACAGGATACTTTCGGAAATAATGCCGGTATTCAGAAGTTTGGTTGAAAATACCAATTCTTCAAAGATATATGCCAGAGGAGTCAGTAAGATACTAAACTTTCCCGAATTCGGGGATATAGAAAGGGCAAAGCATTTTATAGATTCGGTTAACAGTAAAGAGGCGCTTGAAAGTGCTATTTCTGTTGATAGTGACGATAGTGATATCCATATAGTGATAGGAAATGAAAATAAAGTCGAGGACTTTAACGATTGTTCTATTATTACCGCAAATTATAAGCTAAACGGTAAAACGGTAGGAACTATAGGTGTTATCGGACCGACAAGGATGAATTATGATTACGCAGTCTCGACACTTGATTTTTTAAGTGATGAGCTTACCAAGCATATTACAAAAATTTTTAAAAAGTGA
- the dnaK gene encoding molecular chaperone DnaK, with amino-acid sequence MSKEKIIGIDLGTTNSCVSVLEGGEAVVIANAEGARTTPSVVAFTNDGERLIGQVAKNQAVTNPEKTVASIKRHMGSDYKVDIEGKKYTPQEISAFVLQKLKKDAESYLGQTVSKAVITVPAYFSDAQRQATKDAGKIAGLEVLRIINEPTAAALAYGLDKEQSQTVMIFDLGGGTFDVSILELADGVFEVKATNGNNHLGGDDFDNKIIDYLVSEFKKTNGIDLSGDKMAMQRLKESAEKAKIELSSKTTAQINIPFITMDAAGPKHLDVTLTRAKFDELTADLVEATMEPVRKAIADSGLSASEIHKIVLVGGSTRIPAVQEAVKKITGKDADKGINPDECVAIGAAIQGGVLAGDVQDVLLLDVTPLSLGIETLGGVFTKLIERNTTIPTKKSQVFSTAADGQTAVDIHVLQGERGMASGNKTLGRFQLTGIPSAPRGVPQIEVTFDIDANGIVNVTAKDLGTGKEQNVVIQSSSNMSQEDIDKAVKEAEQYASEDKAKEEEITVRNNADAAVYNAEKTLKDLGDKVTDKEKAPVDEAIKDLKEKLEGSDVEAIKSATEKLSEALYPIAEKLYAEQAGNGAGAAPGADVNGSAGETKEDDNVVDADYEVVDDDDK; translated from the coding sequence ATGAGTAAAGAAAAGATTATAGGTATCGATTTAGGTACTACAAATTCATGTGTATCAGTATTGGAAGGCGGCGAAGCCGTTGTTATAGCAAATGCGGAAGGTGCAAGAACTACACCATCAGTAGTTGCATTTACAAATGACGGAGAAAGACTAATAGGTCAAGTTGCTAAAAACCAAGCAGTAACAAACCCGGAAAAGACAGTTGCTTCAATAAAGAGACATATGGGAAGCGATTATAAAGTTGATATCGAAGGCAAGAAATATACACCACAGGAAATTTCTGCTTTTGTACTTCAAAAACTTAAAAAAGATGCAGAAAGTTATTTGGGACAAACAGTTTCTAAAGCAGTTATTACTGTTCCTGCTTATTTCTCAGATGCTCAAAGACAGGCTACAAAAGATGCAGGTAAGATTGCGGGTCTTGAAGTTCTTAGAATTATCAACGAACCTACAGCAGCAGCTTTAGCTTATGGTCTTGATAAAGAACAAAGTCAAACAGTAATGATTTTCGACCTTGGTGGCGGTACATTCGACGTATCGATCCTTGAACTTGCAGACGGAGTATTTGAAGTTAAGGCTACAAACGGTAATAACCACTTAGGTGGAGATGATTTTGATAATAAAATAATCGATTACTTGGTTAGCGAATTCAAGAAGACAAATGGTATTGATTTAAGCGGCGATAAAATGGCTATGCAAAGACTTAAAGAAAGTGCGGAAAAAGCTAAAATCGAACTTTCAAGCAAAACTACAGCACAAATCAATATTCCGTTTATTACAATGGATGCAGCAGGTCCAAAACATTTAGATGTCACATTAACAAGAGCTAAATTCGATGAACTTACAGCTGATCTTGTAGAAGCTACAATGGAACCTGTTAGAAAAGCTATTGCGGACTCAGGTCTATCAGCAAGCGAAATCCATAAAATCGTATTGGTGGGCGGTTCTACAAGAATCCCTGCAGTACAAGAAGCAGTTAAGAAAATTACGGGAAAAGATGCGGACAAAGGTATCAATCCTGATGAATGTGTAGCTATAGGTGCAGCTATCCAAGGCGGGGTACTTGCCGGTGATGTTCAGGACGTATTACTTCTTGACGTAACTCCTTTATCACTTGGTATCGAAACTCTTGGAGGAGTATTTACAAAATTAATTGAAAGAAATACTACTATTCCTACAAAGAAAAGCCAAGTATTCTCTACAGCTGCAGACGGCCAAACAGCAGTAGATATCCATGTACTTCAAGGTGAAAGAGGTATGGCAAGCGGAAATAAAACTTTAGGACGTTTCCAATTGACAGGAATCCCATCAGCTCCTAGAGGAGTACCACAAATCGAAGTTACATTTGATATCGACGCTAACGGTATCGTAAATGTTACAGCTAAGGATTTAGGTACGGGTAAGGAACAAAATGTTGTAATTCAATCTTCTTCAAATATGAGTCAGGAAGATATTGATAAAGCCGTTAAAGAAGCTGAACAATATGCAAGCGAAGATAAAGCTAAAGAAGAAGAAATCACTGTTAGAAATAATGCTGATGCAGCCGTATATAATGCTGAAAAGACATTAAAAGATCTAGGAGATAAAGTAACCGATAAAGAAAAAGCTCCTGTAGATGAAGCAATCAAAGATTTAAAAGAAAAATTAGAAGGTTCTGATGTTGAGGCTATCAAATCAGCAACAGAAAAATTAAGTGAAGCTTTATATCCAATCGCTGAAAAACTATATGCTGAACAAGCAGGGAACGGTGCAGGTGCTGCTCCTGGCGCAGATGTAAATGGCAGCGCCGGCGAAACCAAAGAAGACGATAACGTAGTAGACGCAGATTACGAAGTAGTAGATGACGACGACAAATAA
- the grpE gene encoding nucleotide exchange factor GrpE, whose translation MSNDNIKDINELRKEKEEREKKKNMNKDEKKDVNQEEVTEETAEEVKDSVEESKPEEKEEVKEESMEEKYDKLNDSYMRLLADFDNYKKRASKDKEAMIIYSTSKFAEGLFPIIDNFKRALDSEADKKSGFYEGVNMIFTQLTELLKNEGIETIEALDEKFDPNKHYAVAVEKLDDKEDDIILEVFQDGYIYKEKVLRPSMVKVNKLK comes from the coding sequence ATGAGTAATGATAATATTAAAGATATAAATGAACTTAGAAAAGAAAAAGAAGAGAGAGAAAAGAAAAAAAATATGAATAAAGATGAGAAAAAGGATGTTAATCAGGAAGAAGTGACGGAAGAAACAGCTGAAGAAGTTAAGGACAGCGTAGAGGAAAGTAAACCTGAAGAAAAAGAGGAAGTCAAGGAAGAAAGCATGGAAGAAAAATATGATAAATTAAATGACAGTTATATGAGACTCTTGGCTGACTTTGATAATTACAAAAAAAGAGCAAGTAAAGATAAAGAAGCTATGATCATATATTCAACATCTAAGTTTGCGGAAGGTTTGTTTCCTATAATTGATAATTTTAAAAGGGCTTTGGATAGTGAAGCAGATAAAAAAAGCGGTTTCTATGAAGGTGTAAATATGATATTTACACAGCTAACTGAATTACTTAAAAATGAAGGTATAGAAACAATAGAAGCTCTTGATGAAAAATTCGATCCAAATAAACACTATGCGGTAGCGGTGGAAAAATTGGACGATAAAGAAGATGATATCATTCTTGAAGTTTTTCAAGATGGATATATATACAAAGAAAAAGTCTTAAGACCGAGTATGGTCAAGGTAAATAAGTTAAAATAA